A region of the Massilia sp. erpn genome:
AATGCAACGGCAATCTCGGCCATGCCCATCGGCATGCCTGGGTGGCCGGAATTGGCCTTCTGTACTGCGTCCATTGCCAGCGCGCGGATCGCGTTGGCCATCTGAGTGGTAGGGAGCGTAGATTTCATTGTGGTGTGTCGCGGAAGGTTTGGAATTCGTTGCCAGGTGTTGCATCGCGGGCGCGGCCTAAACCGGCGCTACCTGCTGAACCTGATATTTTACCAGAGCGGGGGGCCGCGCTTTAAAATTGCGCATTCAAATCACACCGGAAAATCCGCAATGCCCCGTTTTTACTGTGCCCAGCCGCTCGCCCCCGGCCTGACCCTCGACCTGCCGCCCGAAGTGGCCCACCACGTCCACGTGCTGCGCCTGGCGCCGGGCGAGACGCTGAACCTGTTCGACGGCCGCGGCGGCGAATACGCGGCCGTGCTGGACGAGGTCGGCAAAAAACGCGCCACGGCCACCATCGGCGCCTTCACTGCGCGCGAGGCGGAACTGCCGTATGCCGTGACCCTGGCCCAGGCCCTGCCCGAAGGCACGAAGATGGACTGGATTATCGAAAAAGCCATGGAACTGGGCGTGGCGGCCGTGCAGCCGCTGGCGGCGCGGCGCTGCGTGGTGCGCCTGTCGGCCGAACGGGCCGAGAAAAAACTGGCGCACTGGCAGGGCGTGATCGTGGCCGCTGCCGAGCAAAGCGGGCGCAACCGGCTGGCCAGCCTGGCCGAACCGCTCGAGCTGCGCGAGTGGCTGGCACGGCCGGCGCCGCAGCGCATCCTGCTCAGCCCACGCGCCGAGGCTTCGCTAGCGCAATGGGCGCAGCGCAACCCGGCGCAGGATCTGAGCCTGCTGGTCGGCCCCGAAGGCGGCTTCACCACGGAGGAGGAAGACGCCGCCATTGCCGCCGGCGCCCTGCCCCTGTCGATGGGACCGCGCGTGCTGCGCACCGAAACGGCCGCCCTGGCCGCCCTCGCCATCCTCAACGGCGCCTGGGATCCCGCCTGATATAGCTGGCGGCCCGCCGTGCGCCGCGCTTCACGCTGCTGCCGGCTGGGCTGCGGCCGCGGCAAATTCCTGGAAGGCCGCCATGGCGTTGGCCGCGTACATCACCGAGGGGCCGCCGCCCATATAGATCGCCACGCCCAGGGTTTCCTGCACCTCGACCTCGCTGGCGCCCAACCGCACCAGGGCCTTGGTATGGAAGCCCAGGCAGCCATCGCAGCGCGCCGCCACGCCGATGGCGAGCGCAATCAGCTCCTTGGTTTTAGCGTCGAGCGCGCCATCGGCGATGGCCGACTTGCCCAGCTCATTAAACGCCTTCATCACATGCGGAATGCCCTGGCGCAGCGGCGCCAGATTGGCGGAAATTTCCTGCGTCAATTCACCATATTCGATCGTCATCTCACCTGCTCCCGCGAAAAACCGGCCTGCCCCGTGCATGGCCATCTAAATTAGCGCATACTAATTTAGATAAATCTAATATACAATTCGAACATGCCAACAGATAATCCAGATCATCTTTTTCTACAGCAAAGCGCGGCCCAGGCGGCCGCCCTGCTGCGCGCCCTGGGCAACGAGCACCGGCTGCTGGTGCTGTGCCTGCTGATCGAGCATGGCGAAATGGCGGTCAGCGCGCTCAACGACTATGTCGCCCTGAGCCAGTCGGCGCTGTCCCAGCACCTGGCGCGCATGCGCGAGGAAGGCCTGGTGGCCTTCCGCCGCGAAGCCCAGACCCTGTACTACCGGATCGAGAATCCGCAGGTGATCCAGCTGGTCGGCACGCTCAAACAGATTTTTTGCCCCTAAATCAACCGGAAAACCACCATGTCCCTGCCTCCCCTCACGCCCGCAGCCGCCCGCCAGCAGCTGGAACAAGGCGCGCTGCTGATCGACATCCGCGCGGCCGACGAGCATGCGCGCGAGCGCATCGCGCAAGCGCGCCACCTGCCCTTGGAGAAGCTGCTGGCCGGGACCGCCGATGCGCTGCCGCCGGGACAAAGCGTGATCTTCCACTGCCGCTCCGGCCAGCGCACGCGCCAGCAGGCCGCCGCCTTGGCCGCCTGCGCGCCCGGCACCGCCTATGTGCTGGAAGGGGGATTGGATGGCTGGAAGCAGGCCGGGCTGCCCGTCCTGCGCGATGTATCGCAGCCGCTGGAATTGCAAAGACAGGTCCAGATCGCCGCCGGTTCCATGATCGTGCTGGGCAGCGTGCTGGGCGCCACGCTCACGCCCTGGCTGTACCTGCTGCCCGGCTTCATCGGCTGCGGCCTGGTGTTCGCCGGCATTTCCGGCTTCTGCGGCCTGGCCCGCCTGCTGATGAAGATGCCCTGGAACCGCCGCCAGGCTGTTTAGGCCAGCACCGCACCAATAAAAAAAGCCGCCGGACTGTGAAGTCCGGCGGCTTTTTTGCTGCGCCGCCGGCAAGCCGGCGGCACTGGGCGAACTTAGAACTTGTAGTTCGCGCTCATGCGGAAGTAACGGCCCATGCCATTGTGCAGCTGGGTGTTATAGCCCTGGAAGTTGGTGGTGGTATAACGCACGTCATACGGCGCCTTGGTGTCGAACAGGTTCTTGATGTTGAACGCCAGCGTCAGGTTCTTGATGCCGGTGTAAGCATAGTTCACATCGAAGGTGGTCCAGCTCTTCACTTCGCAATCGTTCAGGTTCGGGAAGAAGTCGCTGAACTTCTCGTTACCGCCCGGATTGGTCTTGCCGGCAGCGTCGCGGCCATAGTGGCAGAACGGCGCAGGATAGACTTCCTCATTGTTGGTACGGCGCAGCAGCGAGACCGGGCCAACATAGTTGACAGCGGCGGTCACGGCGTGCACGTCCTTGCTCCAGGTGACGGAAGCGGTGGCGCGGTTGCGCGGGTTGTCGCCAACCGAGGTAGCCCAGTCGGACAGGCCGCCGTTGGAGCCGGCGGTGTTGGCCGCCGCATCGCCAGGGTGCTCGGCGCGACGGTACTCGTGCAGGTAGCTCCAGTTCAGGCTGGAGGTCAGGCGGCCCCAGTCACCCAGCGATTTGCGGTAAGCCATTTCGAAGTCCAGACCGCTCACTTCGGTGCTGCCCTGGTTGACCCAGGCACGGTTCACCTGCAGGATAGGACCGGAGTTCGGGATCACCTTGCCGTTGGCATCGGTCACGAAGTTGGCCGGATTGTTATCGCGCACCACCTGGCCTTTCGGATAGGAGGTCGGATGGTCGATCACGGTCTGGGCGCCCAGCAGCGCGGTCTCGTTGGTCTTCTTGATGCGGTACCAGTCGATCAGGATGTCCAGATCCTTCATCGGATTCAGGATCAGGCCCAGCGAGTAGGACTTGGATTTTTCCGGCTGCAGGTTCGGATCGGATGCCGAGACGCTGGAGAAGCTCTTCGAGCAGTCGGTGCGGTCGGCGCCTTTCAGGTAGTTCTGACCGTCCGGGCAACGCAGGGTGTCGGTCGCGGTGCTGAAGCTCTGCACGCCGCCTTCGGCGATCTGCATCAGGGCCGGGGCACGGAAGCCCTTAGCGAAGGAGCCGCGCAGCGTGACGCGCTCATTGATCACCCATTTGCTGCCAACCTTGGGCACGAAGCTCTTGGCGGTCGGGTATTTGTCGTAGCGGCCGGCGAAGTCCATTTCCCAGTTCGGCAGGAAAGGCGTGCGCAATTCGACGAAGCCCGATTTCACGGTGCGCTCGCCATCCAGGTTGGAGCCCACCAGGCCGATGATCTTGCCGGCAGCGATGAAGGAATCCGGCGTCAGGCCGATCGATTCCTGGCGCACTTCGCCACCGAAGGCCAGGCCGATATCGCCGCCCGGCAGCTTGCCGATGGTGGTCGAAGCCTTGGCGTCGATCTGCTTGACTTGGGCGAAGCCGGTGTTCACGGTGTCGTGGGTGACGTTCGGATCAGCGATGGTGGCGGCGATCGTGCGGTTTTCGGTCATGATGCGCGCGATCTGGTCCTTGAGCATATAGCCGTAGCCGATTTCCTCGCGCTTGCTGCGGTTCCACAGCAGACCGGTTTCCCAGTCCCAGTTACCGGTCGTGCCCTTCAGGCCGACCAGGCCGCGGTAAGCCTCGTTGACGTTCTTCGAACCGCCCTGGGCATTCATCAGGCGGAAGCCGACCGCCGAACGGGCGTCGCTGAACGGATTGTCCGGGTGGCCGACCGGCAGGATCAGCTGGAAGTTCTGCACCGGTTGGCCGGCGGTAAACACGCTGGTGGCCGAGGTCGAACGGATGGCGAGCGGCGCGCCCAGGTAGCTGCGCTCATTGCGGCTGTAGGACAGTTCGGCGAAGGCGGTGACGTTCTCGCTGACCTGCACATTGAAGCGCGACAGCACGTTGCCGTCCTTGCCGGCGCCCTGCACTTCGCGGTAGTTGTCCAGGTTGATGTTGCAGAAGGTGCGGCCGACCAGGGTGTCGGTCGGCAGCAGATTGTGGGCGGCGATGCTGCCGGTGAGCTGTTGCGACGCGTCGCAGTTCACGCGGTTGATGACGTTGGCCCGGTCAGCATAGCTGTTATAGAACGATTTGGAACCGGGGCTACGCTCTTTGTAGAAGAAGGGCGAGGCAGTCAGCGAGCTGGACAGCGGGTTCATGCGGCCGTTGATCGGACCCAGCAGGTCTTGCTGCACGTCGTTGCCGCTCATCAAGGTGCTGTCGCGCTTGGACACATCGAAGGAGATCAGGCCGCTGAAGCGGTTTTTCTCCAGGTCGCCGAAGCCCCACACGCCATTGACGGTCTTGCGGCGGAATTCGCCGTCGTCGTTGCCGCTGATGCTGGCGCCCAGTTCGGCACCCTTGTAGTCGGACTTGGTGATGAAGTTGATCACGCCGGCGATGGCGTCGGAGCCGTACACGGCCGAAGCGCCATCCTTGAAGATCTCAACGCGCTCGATGGCGGAGACAGGGATGGAGTTCAGGTCGTACACCGCCGATTTGCCCTGGTTCGGGTCAGCGTAGGCGGACGAGGTGATGCGGCGGCCGTTCAGCAGCACCAGGGTGGAGGAGGAACCCAGACCGCGCAGCGAGGCGGTGGCGGCGCCGTTCGAGAAACCACCATCGGAACCGTCGACCGACGCGCCGGAGCCGAAGGCAGGAATGCTTTTCAGCAATTCTGCCACGGTATTCGCGCCGGTGGCAGCGATCTGCTTGGCGTTCACGGTCTGGATCGGCGAAGAGCCTTCCTTATCCGCGCGCTTGATGTTGGAACCGGTCACGAAGACCTTTTGCACGGCCGGCTCAGCGGCCTGTTGCGCCATAGCGAACTGGGCGCCACCGACAGCCAGGGCGACGGCAACCACGCTTTGTTTGAGAACCAGGTTATGTTTCAAAACTCTCTCCGCTTGAAATGCTTTTTTAATGAAGTCCATTCCGGAAAACCTAGGGGTTTGCCGAAGGAATGATCAGAACACTACCGGCGGTAAAAATCAGTATCAAATATCAACTGTTGCATCCAGGACACAACACACGCTTGCCAAAGTGAAGTTAATGTGAATCGGCACCTTTTCTGACAAAAGAATGGAAATCAGCGCCATTCCCGTAAGAAAAATTGTTATTTATTGGTAAATTAACATTTAATATATTCCATTATGTTATGGACCAATAAGTTCATCGCATAAACTTTTTGTTACATTTTTTTACTTCAGGAAAAAAAGTTAGTTCAGTTGTTAACATTTCGCCACACAGTGCAATCCGGTGGCCAGGGCCCGTAAACGAAAAATGCCGCCCGGTAGATACCGGACGGCATTCTGGCCAAGCGGCCGGGCGGTTGCCCGGCCAGTCCTGCCAGTGCTTAGAACTTGTAGTTGGCGCTCAGGCGGAAGTAACGACCCATGCCGTTGTGCAGCTGCGGGTTGTAACCTTCATACTCCGTCGCCGTACCATTGCGCACGTCGTACGGCGCTTTGGTGTCGAACAGGTTCTTGATGTTCAGCGACAGGGTCAGGTTCTTGAAGCCGGTGTAGTTGTAGTTCACGCCGAAGGTGGTCCAGCTCTGCACGCGGCAGTTGTTCAGGTCCGGGAAGAACTCGGTGTAGCGCTCGTTACCACCTGGGTTGATCTTGCCGGCAGCGTTCTTGCCGTAGTGGCAGTACGGTGCAGCGTAGGTCGTGGCATTGTCGCTACGGCGCAGCAGGGACACGGGACCGATGAAGTCAACGGTACCGGTCAGGCTGTGCACGCCCTTGGTCCAGTTCACCGACGCCGAAGCGCGGTTGCGTGGATTATCGCCAGAGGTGGTGTTCCAGTCGGACAGGCCACCAGCGGAACCGGCGGTATTGGCCGCCACATCGCCTGGGTGTTCGGCGCGGCGGTACTCATACAGATGGCTCCAGTTCAGGTTGGTGGTCACGCGGCCCCAGTCGCCCAGCGATTTGCGGTACGCCACTTCGAAGTCCAGACCGCTCACTTCGGTGCTGCCCTGGTTGACCCAGGCGCGGTTCACTTGCAGGATCGGGCCGGTGCCTGGGATCGGCGCACCATTGGCGTCGGTCAGGAAGCTGGCCGAGTTCTCGTTGCGGATCACTTTGCCCTGCGGGTAATCGTTCGGGTGGTCGATTACGGTCTGCGAGCTCAGCAGCGCGGTTTCATTGGTTTTCTTGATGCGGTACCAGTCCACCAGGATATCCAGATCCTTCATCGGGTTCAGGATCAGACCCAGCGAGTAGCTCTTCGATTTTTCCGGCTGCAAGGCTGGGTTGGACGCCGACATGCTCGAGATGCTGCGGCCAACGCAGTCCGCTGCATCGCCACCTGGCAATGGCATGGCGCTATCCGGGCAACGCAGGGTGTCTTTTACGTTGTTGAAGCTGCGCACGCCGCCTTCTGCGATCTGCATCAGGGCTGGAGCGCGGAAGCCTTTGGCGAAGGAGCCACGCACAGCAACGCGCTCGTTGATGGTCCATTTGCTGCCGACTTTAGGCACGAAACTCTTCACGGCCGGGTATTTGTCGTAGCGGCCGGCGAAGTCCATTTCCCAGTTTTTCAGGAAAGGCGTGCGGATTTCGACGAAGGCGGACTTGACGGTACGCTGGCCGTCCAGGAAGGAGCCGACGCGACCGATGATGTTGCCGTTCTGCAGTTGCGCGTCCGGGGTCAGGTGGATCGATTCCTGGCGGATTTCACCGCCGAAGGCCAGGCCGATATCGCCGCCTGGCAGTTTGCCCAGGGTGGTCGAGGCTTTGGCGTCCAGCTGTTTCACCTGCGAGTAGCCGGTATCGGTCAGGTTGGTGGTCGCGTTCGGATCGGCGATCAGGTCGGCGATGCGGCGGTTCTGGGTCATGACGGTGCTCATCACGTCACGACGCAGGGCGCCGTAGCTGGTGCCTTCGCGCTCGCTGCGGTTCCACAGCAGGCCGGTTTCCCAATCCCAGTTCCCGGTCGTGCCCTTCAGACCGACCAGGCCGCGGTAGGTTTCATTGACGTTTTTCGAGCCGCCTGGCGAATTGATCATGCGGAAGCCTGCGGCAGCGCGCGAATCGGTGAACGGATTGTCCGGATGGCCGATCGGCAAAATCATCTGGAAGTTCTGAAGCTGGCCGCTATTGCCAAACACTGCCGACGGCTGGGTGCCGTTGGTGCTCAGCGGCGCGCCCAGATAGCTGCGCTCATTGCGGCTGTAGTTCATTTCCGCGAAGGCGGTGATGTTCTCGCTGACCTGGAAGGTCACTTTGGACAGCAGGTTGGCATCCTTGCCATCGCTCTGCACTTCATTGAAGCGGTTCGTATCGTAGTTGCAGAAGGTACGGCCGATCAGCATGCTGGCGGCCGACAGGTTGTGCGCCACCTTGTCACCCGTGATCTGCTGGGAAGGATCGCAATCCGTGCGGTTACGGATGTGCTGACGGTCAGCCAGGTTGGTGTAGAAAGCGCCCGACGTGCCTTTTTCACGGTAGAAGAATGGCGATGCGCTCAAATAGCTGCCATAGCCATTCATACGGCCATTGATGGAACGGTACAGGCCGTTCTCCACATCCTTCTGGTCGCCGATCAAGGTGCTGTCGCGTTTGCCCAGGTCGAAAGCCAGGAAGCCGCTGACGCGGTATTTTTCCAGGTCGCCGAAACCGACCACGCCACTTACGCCTTTGCGGCGGAATTCGCCGTCATCGTTGGCGCTGGCGCTCAGGGTCAGCTCGCCGCCCTTGTAGTCGGTCTTGGTGATGAAGTTGATCACGCCGGCGATCGCGTCGGAACCGTAGACGGCCGATGCGCCATCCTTGAACACTTCCACGCGCTCGATGGCGGAAACAGGAATCGAGTTCAAGTCATAGGTAGCCGATTTACCCTGGCTCGGGTCGGCGTAGGCGGCGGCGGCAATGCGGCGGCCATTCAACAGGATCAGGGTGGAGGACGAACCCAGGCCACGCAGCGAGGCGGTGGCAGCGCCGTTCGAGAAGCCGCCGCTGGCGCCGTCAACCGAGGCGCCCGAACCGAAAGCGGGAATCGAGTGCAGCAGTTCGGACACGGTGTTGGCACCGGTGGCAGCGATCTGTTTCGCGCCCAGGGTCTGGATCGGCGACGAACCTTCTTTTTCCGCGCGTTTGATGTTGGAACCGGTCACGAAGACCTTCTGCACTGCCGGCTCGGCAGCTTGTTGTGCGACGGCGAACTGGGTACCGCCTACTGCAAGCGCGACCGCGATCACGCTTTGTTTGAGAACCAGGTTATGTTTCAAAACTCTCTCCGCTTGAAATGCGTTTTCTGTGATAAAGCATCATTC
Encoded here:
- a CDS encoding 16S rRNA (uracil(1498)-N(3))-methyltransferase; amino-acid sequence: MPRFYCAQPLAPGLTLDLPPEVAHHVHVLRLAPGETLNLFDGRGGEYAAVLDEVGKKRATATIGAFTAREAELPYAVTLAQALPEGTKMDWIIEKAMELGVAAVQPLAARRCVVRLSAERAEKKLAHWQGVIVAAAEQSGRNRLASLAEPLELREWLARPAPQRILLSPRAEASLAQWAQRNPAQDLSLLVGPEGGFTTEEEDAAIAAGALPLSMGPRVLRTETAALAALAILNGAWDPA
- a CDS encoding carboxymuconolactone decarboxylase family protein — protein: MTIEYGELTQEISANLAPLRQGIPHVMKAFNELGKSAIADGALDAKTKELIALAIGVAARCDGCLGFHTKALVRLGASEVEVQETLGVAIYMGGGPSVMYAANAMAAFQEFAAAAAQPAAA
- a CDS encoding metalloregulator ArsR/SmtB family transcription factor, with amino-acid sequence MPTDNPDHLFLQQSAAQAAALLRALGNEHRLLVLCLLIEHGEMAVSALNDYVALSQSALSQHLARMREEGLVAFRREAQTLYYRIENPQVIQLVGTLKQIFCP
- a CDS encoding rhodanese family protein, whose product is MSLPPLTPAAARQQLEQGALLIDIRAADEHARERIAQARHLPLEKLLAGTADALPPGQSVIFHCRSGQRTRQQAAALAACAPGTAYVLEGGLDGWKQAGLPVLRDVSQPLELQRQVQIAAGSMIVLGSVLGATLTPWLYLLPGFIGCGLVFAGISGFCGLARLLMKMPWNRRQAV
- a CDS encoding TonB-dependent receptor, whose amino-acid sequence is MKHNLVLKQSVVAVALAVGGAQFAMAQQAAEPAVQKVFVTGSNIKRADKEGSSPIQTVNAKQIAATGANTVAELLKSIPAFGSGASVDGSDGGFSNGAATASLRGLGSSSTLVLLNGRRITSSAYADPNQGKSAVYDLNSIPVSAIERVEIFKDGASAVYGSDAIAGVINFITKSDYKGAELGASISGNDDGEFRRKTVNGVWGFGDLEKNRFSGLISFDVSKRDSTLMSGNDVQQDLLGPINGRMNPLSSSLTASPFFYKERSPGSKSFYNSYADRANVINRVNCDASQQLTGSIAAHNLLPTDTLVGRTFCNINLDNYREVQGAGKDGNVLSRFNVQVSENVTAFAELSYSRNERSYLGAPLAIRSTSATSVFTAGQPVQNFQLILPVGHPDNPFSDARSAVGFRLMNAQGGSKNVNEAYRGLVGLKGTTGNWDWETGLLWNRSKREEIGYGYMLKDQIARIMTENRTIAATIADPNVTHDTVNTGFAQVKQIDAKASTTIGKLPGGDIGLAFGGEVRQESIGLTPDSFIAAGKIIGLVGSNLDGERTVKSGFVELRTPFLPNWEMDFAGRYDKYPTAKSFVPKVGSKWVINERVTLRGSFAKGFRAPALMQIAEGGVQSFSTATDTLRCPDGQNYLKGADRTDCSKSFSSVSASDPNLQPEKSKSYSLGLILNPMKDLDILIDWYRIKKTNETALLGAQTVIDHPTSYPKGQVVRDNNPANFVTDANGKVIPNSGPILQVNRAWVNQGSTEVSGLDFEMAYRKSLGDWGRLTSSLNWSYLHEYRRAEHPGDAAANTAGSNGGLSDWATSVGDNPRNRATASVTWSKDVHAVTAAVNYVGPVSLLRRTNNEEVYPAPFCHYGRDAAGKTNPGGNEKFSDFFPNLNDCEVKSWTTFDVNYAYTGIKNLTLAFNIKNLFDTKAPYDVRYTTTNFQGYNTQLHNGMGRYFRMSANYKF
- a CDS encoding TonB-dependent receptor, with protein sequence MKHNLVLKQSVIAVALAVGGTQFAVAQQAAEPAVQKVFVTGSNIKRAEKEGSSPIQTLGAKQIAATGANTVSELLHSIPAFGSGASVDGASGGFSNGAATASLRGLGSSSTLILLNGRRIAAAAYADPSQGKSATYDLNSIPVSAIERVEVFKDGASAVYGSDAIAGVINFITKTDYKGGELTLSASANDDGEFRRKGVSGVVGFGDLEKYRVSGFLAFDLGKRDSTLIGDQKDVENGLYRSINGRMNGYGSYLSASPFFYREKGTSGAFYTNLADRQHIRNRTDCDPSQQITGDKVAHNLSAASMLIGRTFCNYDTNRFNEVQSDGKDANLLSKVTFQVSENITAFAEMNYSRNERSYLGAPLSTNGTQPSAVFGNSGQLQNFQMILPIGHPDNPFTDSRAAAGFRMINSPGGSKNVNETYRGLVGLKGTTGNWDWETGLLWNRSEREGTSYGALRRDVMSTVMTQNRRIADLIADPNATTNLTDTGYSQVKQLDAKASTTLGKLPGGDIGLAFGGEIRQESIHLTPDAQLQNGNIIGRVGSFLDGQRTVKSAFVEIRTPFLKNWEMDFAGRYDKYPAVKSFVPKVGSKWTINERVAVRGSFAKGFRAPALMQIAEGGVRSFNNVKDTLRCPDSAMPLPGGDAADCVGRSISSMSASNPALQPEKSKSYSLGLILNPMKDLDILVDWYRIKKTNETALLSSQTVIDHPNDYPQGKVIRNENSASFLTDANGAPIPGTGPILQVNRAWVNQGSTEVSGLDFEVAYRKSLGDWGRVTTNLNWSHLYEYRRAEHPGDVAANTAGSAGGLSDWNTTSGDNPRNRASASVNWTKGVHSLTGTVDFIGPVSLLRRSDNATTYAAPYCHYGKNAAGKINPGGNERYTEFFPDLNNCRVQSWTTFGVNYNYTGFKNLTLSLNIKNLFDTKAPYDVRNGTATEYEGYNPQLHNGMGRYFRLSANYKF